Proteins found in one Amycolatopsis aidingensis genomic segment:
- a CDS encoding class I SAM-dependent methyltransferase, whose translation MPFVSAHTHDDLDWAAELPRMRRLDALEKDSLRAVADRLVVDLPPGGTVVDVGSGSGGMSAALAGALAAGQGGRIILLDAVDELLEAAGNAAAEAGPGISIDTVVADAGTAPIRELVPAADLIWASAVVHHLPDQQAAIDRLAAALRSGGHLALAEGGLDQRLLPWDLGVGKPGLEGRLHAAREAWFLELRTSMPDAVRMPYGWSTALSNAGLVEVTSFTYLVDHPAPATGPVLDYALERLAWLAEITDDRLEQEDRDALRLLLDPQAPEYLGARTDVFLKYARTVHYGRLP comes from the coding sequence ATGCCGTTCGTGTCAGCACATACTCATGACGACCTGGACTGGGCGGCGGAGCTGCCCCGGATGCGTCGGTTGGACGCACTCGAGAAAGACAGCCTGCGCGCGGTGGCCGACCGGCTGGTCGTGGACCTGCCGCCCGGCGGCACGGTGGTGGACGTCGGCTCCGGCTCGGGAGGCATGAGTGCCGCCCTCGCCGGTGCGCTCGCCGCGGGCCAGGGCGGGCGCATCATCCTGCTGGACGCCGTGGACGAACTCCTCGAGGCCGCCGGCAACGCCGCGGCAGAAGCAGGACCGGGCATCTCGATCGACACCGTCGTCGCCGATGCCGGCACGGCCCCGATACGCGAGCTGGTGCCGGCCGCCGACCTGATCTGGGCCTCGGCCGTCGTGCATCATCTCCCCGATCAGCAGGCCGCCATCGACCGGCTGGCAGCGGCCCTGCGCTCCGGTGGCCACCTCGCCCTCGCCGAGGGCGGCCTCGACCAGCGACTGCTGCCCTGGGACCTGGGCGTGGGCAAGCCGGGACTGGAAGGCAGGCTGCATGCCGCGCGGGAAGCGTGGTTCCTCGAACTCCGGACCTCGATGCCGGACGCCGTCCGGATGCCGTACGGCTGGTCCACCGCGCTCAGCAACGCCGGGCTGGTCGAGGTCACCTCCTTCACCTACCTGGTGGACCATCCGGCACCCGCCACGGGCCCGGTACTGGACTACGCGCTCGAACGGCTCGCCTGGCTCGCCGAGATCACCGACGACCGGCTCGAGCAGGAGGACCGCGACGCGCTGCGCCTGCTACTCGATCCCCAGGCACCGGAGTACCTGGGCGCCCGGACCGATGTCTTCCTGAAGTACGCCCGGACCGTGCACTACGGTCGGCTGCCATGA
- a CDS encoding bifunctional glycosyltransferase family 2/GtrA family protein has protein sequence MTVDVAIPVFNEERALPGCVAVLHDFLTRWLPFEWVITIVDNASIDGTRLVAKRLARQWSGVRVICLEQQGKGNAVRAAWSDSQAAVVAYMDVDLSTGLDALVPLVSSLAAGHSDIAIGSRLAPGARTVRGAKRELISRGYNALLRLTHGARFRDAQCGFKAARAEVIRPLLHRVEDDTWFFDTELLLLAEHNGLRVFEVPVDWVEDVDSRVHVTGTAATNVRGLVRVARARLSGAADVAGLPPRPELRPTHPDGVPAARDTSRLRHLMLFCVVGLVATVLTLTLYTVFRTWWPPLVANLLAVTLSTLFNTEANRRLTFRDRSRPLALVHAQAFVVFGLYCGFTSGALLVLHAVADRPPRWAELVVLLAASAVGTLGRFVLLTTWVFPARPRLIAQQRKER, from the coding sequence GTGACAGTGGACGTCGCCATCCCGGTCTTCAACGAGGAGCGGGCGTTACCTGGTTGCGTCGCGGTGCTGCACGACTTTCTCACCCGATGGTTGCCGTTCGAATGGGTCATCACCATTGTGGACAACGCCAGCATCGACGGCACGCGCCTGGTCGCGAAGAGGCTTGCCAGACAGTGGTCCGGGGTCCGCGTCATTTGCCTGGAGCAACAGGGCAAGGGGAACGCGGTGCGGGCCGCATGGTCGGACAGCCAGGCGGCGGTGGTCGCCTATATGGATGTCGACCTGTCCACCGGCTTGGACGCGCTGGTTCCGTTGGTGTCCTCCCTGGCCGCAGGCCATTCGGATATCGCCATCGGCTCGCGGCTGGCCCCGGGGGCGCGCACGGTTCGTGGCGCCAAGCGCGAGCTGATCTCCCGCGGCTACAACGCGCTCCTCCGGCTGACCCACGGAGCCCGGTTCCGGGACGCGCAATGTGGGTTCAAGGCTGCCCGCGCCGAGGTGATCCGGCCGCTGCTGCACCGGGTCGAGGACGACACCTGGTTCTTCGACACTGAACTGCTCCTGCTGGCCGAGCACAACGGCCTGCGTGTGTTCGAGGTTCCGGTGGACTGGGTGGAGGACGTGGACAGCAGGGTCCACGTCACCGGCACGGCCGCGACGAATGTGCGCGGCCTGGTCCGGGTCGCGCGGGCCAGGCTGTCCGGGGCCGCGGATGTCGCCGGACTGCCGCCGCGGCCCGAGCTCAGGCCGACCCATCCTGACGGCGTCCCGGCGGCTCGGGACACCTCGCGCCTGCGCCACCTGATGTTGTTCTGTGTGGTCGGACTCGTGGCCACGGTGCTGACGCTGACCCTGTACACCGTCTTCCGAACCTGGTGGCCGCCGCTGGTCGCGAACCTGCTCGCGGTGACCCTGAGCACCCTGTTCAACACGGAGGCCAACCGGCGGCTCACCTTCCGCGACCGGTCCCGGCCCCTGGCGCTGGTGCACGCGCAGGCCTTCGTGGTGTTCGGCCTGTACTGCGGGTTCACCTCCGGCGCGCTGCTCGTGTTGCATGCCGTGGCCGACCGCCCACCCAGGTGGGCCGAACTCGTCGTGCTGCTTGCCGCGTCCGCTGTCGGTACCCTCGGGCGATTTGTCCTGCTGACCACCTGGGTCTTCCCGGCCCGGCCACGCCTCATCGCCCAGCAACGCAAGGAACGTTGA
- a CDS encoding WhiB family transcriptional regulator has protein sequence MSSALAFAAGKALPDELVDPGVGDLLDAVAAPDRELPCRAGDADLWFAEAPADLERAKRLCADCPVRDACLAGALARREPWGVWGGEIFERGAVVARKRPRGRPRKNPVAEQDTANGQRSAAA, from the coding sequence ATGTCATCGGCCCTCGCCTTCGCAGCAGGGAAGGCGTTACCCGACGAACTCGTCGACCCTGGCGTCGGCGACCTGCTCGATGCGGTCGCCGCGCCGGACCGGGAACTGCCCTGCCGTGCGGGCGACGCGGACCTGTGGTTCGCCGAAGCCCCCGCGGACCTCGAGCGGGCCAAGCGACTGTGCGCCGACTGCCCGGTGCGGGATGCCTGCCTGGCAGGTGCGCTGGCCCGCCGCGAGCCGTGGGGCGTCTGGGGCGGGGAGATCTTCGAGCGCGGTGCCGTCGTGGCGCGCAAGCGTCCGCGGGGCCGTCCGCGCAAGAACCCCGTCGCCGAGCAGGACACAGCAAACGGACAACGGAGCGCCGCAGCATGA
- a CDS encoding TOMM precursor leader peptide-binding protein, protein MTEQLPDVTFDRTLPARPRLRPGLEVLERGAGEVQIGLDPRHAVVASGLPQPVIEILRGLDGSASTRTLLDLAPDEDAEHLRALLTGLAERGLLEDAMAAGQGPSPEHCALALHGGGRLAVSLATLLAAAGVGHLDVRAGGIVGGDELGSGYAEADIGLPRRRVILQAVRRANVRTQTTRLTRPRQPDLVLLTDAVVPAPEVVRELVADGLPHLPVRVREGTGIIGPLVYPGRSSCLRCADLHRTARDPSWPRVASQLAGRTQPAELSTVHATAALACTQVLRALRHTDEPPPVWNATLEIDADAGTVAHRCWLPHPDCWCGAKPPRVIPPVR, encoded by the coding sequence ATGACCGAACAGTTACCCGACGTGACATTCGATCGGACATTGCCGGCGCGGCCGCGGTTGCGGCCCGGGCTCGAGGTGCTGGAGCGCGGCGCGGGCGAGGTGCAGATCGGGCTCGATCCGCGGCATGCCGTGGTCGCATCCGGGCTGCCGCAGCCGGTGATCGAGATACTCCGCGGGCTGGACGGCTCGGCCAGCACGCGCACCCTGCTGGACCTGGCCCCGGACGAGGATGCCGAGCACCTGCGGGCGTTGCTGACCGGGCTGGCCGAGCGCGGCCTGCTCGAGGACGCCATGGCGGCGGGCCAGGGACCTTCGCCGGAGCACTGTGCCCTGGCGCTGCACGGTGGCGGCAGGCTGGCGGTGTCGCTGGCCACGCTGCTGGCCGCGGCCGGTGTCGGCCATCTGGACGTGCGGGCAGGCGGCATCGTCGGCGGGGACGAGCTGGGCTCCGGCTACGCCGAGGCCGATATCGGGTTGCCCCGCAGGCGGGTCATCCTGCAGGCGGTGCGCAGGGCCAACGTGCGGACCCAGACGACCCGGTTGACCCGCCCGCGGCAGCCGGATCTGGTGCTGCTGACCGATGCCGTGGTACCCGCGCCCGAGGTGGTCCGGGAACTGGTCGCGGACGGCCTTCCGCATCTGCCGGTGCGGGTCCGGGAGGGCACCGGGATCATCGGGCCGCTGGTGTATCCCGGCCGCAGCAGCTGTCTGCGCTGCGCCGATCTGCACCGCACGGCGCGGGATCCGTCCTGGCCCCGGGTGGCAAGCCAGCTCGCGGGTCGTACCCAGCCCGCGGAGCTGAGCACGGTGCACGCCACCGCGGCGCTGGCCTGCACCCAGGTGCTGCGTGCGTTACGTCACACCGATGAGCCTCCTCCGGTGTGGAACGCGACGCTGGAGATCGACGCCGATGCGGGCACGGTCGCCCACCGCTGCTGGCTGCCGCACCCGGATTGCTGGTGCGGGGCGAAACCACCGCGGGTGATACCGCCGGTGCGGTAG
- a CDS encoding glycosyltransferase 87 family protein: MTATAAPARPVTPPNRPSVRMVVAAVAVAAAVTAVVVAGLALRDRIWMLEIDFKVYNVAGLAVLNGMSPYEAATIDGFLFIYPPFTALTFVPLGLMSVDVGFAVWTFITVLALEAAVWIAFGLVAVESPARRAKFVLLATVAALPTAPLVMHLSVGQINVLLMLLLLADLARRPGRFQGVAIGLAAGLKLLPLLFVAYFLITRRIRAAMVSLATFAATVVVGFLVMPGPSAAWWFDLMLDTGRMTPEGAAPFNQSMRGVLGQLPGLLHTTWFWLTLAIPVGVAGLVISAWASRRGMEAAGVFACAVTGLLVSPVSWPDHWVWAVPGLALWLWWARHRRSTANVWGVALVWLVLAACGTLIFLIVVNVPVLSAASTLVPGSLTTLVALSGMTLLIGLGYLGTLAAILWRKERQSPAASVPS, from the coding sequence ATGACTGCGACCGCTGCCCCCGCACGCCCCGTAACGCCACCGAACCGTCCCTCGGTCCGCATGGTGGTCGCCGCGGTCGCGGTCGCGGCGGCCGTCACGGCCGTCGTCGTCGCCGGCCTGGCGCTGCGCGACCGGATCTGGATGCTCGAGATCGACTTCAAGGTCTACAACGTGGCCGGCCTGGCTGTGCTGAACGGCATGTCGCCTTACGAGGCCGCGACCATCGACGGCTTCCTGTTCATCTACCCGCCATTCACCGCGCTGACATTCGTGCCGCTGGGGTTGATGAGCGTCGATGTCGGGTTCGCCGTCTGGACATTCATCACGGTGCTCGCTCTCGAGGCCGCGGTCTGGATCGCCTTCGGGCTGGTGGCCGTGGAGTCACCAGCCCGGCGGGCGAAGTTCGTCCTCCTGGCCACGGTGGCCGCACTACCCACGGCTCCGCTGGTGATGCACCTCAGCGTGGGTCAGATCAACGTGCTGCTCATGCTCCTCCTGCTCGCCGATCTCGCCCGCCGGCCCGGACGCTTCCAGGGCGTCGCCATCGGGCTCGCGGCCGGGCTCAAGCTGCTCCCGCTTCTCTTCGTCGCCTACTTCCTGATCACCCGCCGGATTCGCGCCGCGATGGTGTCCTTGGCGACCTTCGCGGCCACGGTGGTCGTCGGCTTTCTCGTGATGCCGGGCCCGTCCGCCGCATGGTGGTTCGACCTGATGCTGGACACCGGGCGGATGACGCCAGAGGGCGCGGCACCATTCAACCAATCGATGCGCGGCGTGTTAGGACAGTTGCCCGGGTTGCTGCACACCACGTGGTTCTGGCTGACGCTCGCGATCCCGGTCGGCGTGGCCGGGCTGGTGATCTCGGCATGGGCCAGCCGGCGGGGTATGGAAGCGGCCGGCGTCTTTGCCTGCGCGGTGACCGGGCTGTTGGTCTCTCCGGTCTCCTGGCCGGATCATTGGGTATGGGCGGTTCCTGGTCTCGCGCTCTGGCTGTGGTGGGCCCGGCATCGACGGAGCACGGCGAACGTGTGGGGGGTGGCGCTGGTGTGGCTGGTGCTGGCCGCCTGCGGCACGCTGATATTCCTGATCGTGGTCAACGTGCCGGTGCTGTCCGCCGCAAGCACCCTGGTGCCCGGCAGCCTGACGACGTTGGTGGCGCTCAGCGGCATGACGTTGCTGATCGGCCTCGGCTATCTCGGCACGCTTGCCGCCATACTGTGGCGTAAGGAACGTCAGTCCCCGGCTGCGAGCGTGCCGTCCTGA
- a CDS encoding acyl-CoA thioesterase produces the protein MTEREPFRVQLKVRHYELDTLGHVNHAVYHSYAEVARLELIEKAGGLNGGLRDRGVAAVLLESHISFRKELRAGDVIDVTCETKFGSGKTFVMNSDIYKADGTLSAEISCTLGLMDLERRKLVADPRGVCEQAGMDLALLGGSAA, from the coding sequence GTGACCGAGCGCGAACCTTTCCGGGTGCAGCTGAAGGTGCGGCACTACGAGCTGGACACCCTGGGCCATGTGAACCACGCCGTGTACCACTCCTATGCCGAGGTCGCCAGGCTCGAGCTGATCGAGAAGGCGGGCGGGCTCAACGGGGGTCTGCGGGACCGGGGCGTGGCCGCGGTGCTGCTGGAATCGCACATCAGCTTCCGCAAGGAACTGCGCGCGGGTGACGTGATCGACGTGACCTGCGAGACCAAGTTCGGGTCCGGCAAGACCTTCGTGATGAACTCCGACATCTACAAGGCCGACGGCACCCTCTCCGCGGAAATCAGCTGCACGCTCGGGCTGATGGACCTGGAACGGCGGAAACTGGTCGCCGACCCTCGGGGCGTGTGCGAGCAGGCGGGCATGGACCTGGCGCTCCTGGGCGGGTCCGCGGCGTAG
- a CDS encoding DUF4191 domain-containing protein, producing the protein MAGKQDKEAAKAAKQAKRAEKKAKRGQIFQAFKMQRKEDKALIPWMVGAVLVVTGVVFGIGYLLGIQWALLPIGIMLGLLAAVIIFGRRVQKTVYAKADGQPGAAAWALDNLRGRWRVTQTVAATTQLDAVHRVLGGPGVVLVAEGAPHRVKGLLAQEKKRVSRLVGETPIYDVQIGHEEGQVPLRKLQSHLMKLPRNLKPKQVDALEAKLAALGNRGAATPKGPMPQGAKMRNMQRTIRRR; encoded by the coding sequence ATGGCGGGTAAGCAGGACAAGGAAGCTGCCAAGGCGGCCAAGCAGGCCAAGCGCGCGGAGAAGAAGGCCAAGCGCGGGCAGATCTTCCAGGCGTTCAAGATGCAGCGCAAGGAGGACAAGGCCCTCATCCCCTGGATGGTGGGTGCGGTCCTGGTGGTGACCGGCGTCGTGTTCGGCATCGGCTACCTGCTCGGCATCCAGTGGGCACTGCTGCCGATCGGCATCATGCTCGGCCTGCTCGCCGCCGTGATCATCTTCGGTCGCCGGGTGCAGAAGACCGTGTACGCCAAGGCCGACGGCCAGCCGGGGGCGGCCGCCTGGGCCCTGGACAACCTGCGCGGCCGCTGGCGGGTGACGCAGACGGTGGCCGCCACCACCCAGCTGGACGCGGTGCACCGGGTGCTCGGCGGCCCCGGCGTGGTCCTGGTCGCCGAGGGCGCCCCGCACCGGGTGAAGGGGCTGCTCGCGCAGGAGAAGAAGCGGGTGTCCCGGCTGGTCGGCGAGACGCCGATCTACGACGTGCAGATCGGGCACGAGGAGGGCCAGGTCCCGCTGCGCAAGCTGCAGAGCCACCTGATGAAGCTGCCCCGCAACCTGAAGCCGAAGCAGGTGGACGCGCTGGAGGCCAAGCTGGCCGCGCTGGGCAACCGCGGCGCCGCCACGCCGAAGGGCCCGATGCCGCAGGGCGCCAAGATGCGCAACATGCAGCGGACCATCCGCCGCCGCTAG
- a CDS encoding M48 metallopeptidase family protein translates to MEVRRSARRHRTVTAYRDGDTLVVLIPAKMTRKEEEHWVAEMQRKLQRTETKRASPARASDEALLLRCAELSARYLDNTVTPASVRWVRPMRTRWASCTPVDRTIRVSERLRDVPSWVLDYVLVHELAHLRVAGHDAEFWRLVRKYPRTERAIGYLEGLSAAAGWGLTDTDD, encoded by the coding sequence ATCGAGGTGCGGCGCAGTGCACGCCGGCACCGCACCGTGACCGCCTACCGGGATGGGGACACGCTCGTCGTGCTCATCCCGGCGAAGATGACCAGGAAGGAGGAGGAGCACTGGGTCGCCGAGATGCAACGCAAGTTGCAGCGCACCGAGACCAAGCGAGCCTCGCCCGCTCGCGCGTCCGACGAGGCACTGCTGCTGCGCTGCGCCGAGCTGTCCGCGCGGTACCTCGACAACACCGTGACTCCCGCCAGCGTTCGCTGGGTCCGCCCGATGCGGACCCGCTGGGCCTCCTGCACGCCGGTCGACCGGACGATCCGGGTGAGCGAGCGACTACGCGACGTACCGTCGTGGGTCCTCGACTACGTGCTCGTGCACGAGCTCGCCCACCTGCGGGTCGCCGGACACGACGCCGAGTTCTGGCGCCTGGTCCGGAAGTACCCGCGTACCGAACGGGCGATCGGATACCTCGAAGGCCTCTCGGCAGCCGCAGGCTGGGGCCTGACCGACACGGATGACTGA
- a CDS encoding ATP-dependent DNA helicase UvrD2, whose protein sequence is MRAVGSAPSSKPGSGLLDGLDPEQRAAACAPRGPVCVLAGAGTGKTRTITHRIAHLVRSGHVAAGQVLAVTFTARAAGEMRTRLRALGVEGAQARTFHAAAMRQLRYFWPRVVGDQQWDLLDGKLRMVGQAANRVGASTEAEVLRDLASEIEWAKASLVGPDDYAAVALRAQRDIPEPAAKVAEVYRAYEELKNGARLLDFDDLLLHTTAALEEHSAVAEEFRDRYRCFVVDEYQDVTPLQQRLLDAWLGGRDDLTVVGDANQTIYSFGGASPRQLLEFTRRFPEATVVRLERDYRSTPQVVELANTVIGAARDRPAGSRLRLTGQRPDGPPPRFAEYEDEPAEAAATAQRIRELLDDGVPASEIAILYRVNAQSEAYEQALSDLDIPYLVRGGERFFDRREVRQAMAALRTAAARDGDRRGDLATLVRALLHPVGLTEQPPSGGAAKERWDALLALVELAEELENTVEAPELARYVAELEQRAAAQHPPTVEGVTLASLHAAKGLEWDAVFLVGLAEGTLPIQHADGDSGAIEEERRLFYVGITRARQWLELSWALARGSGGRRQRRRSRFLYGLLPEHHPAARAGRGQPKPAARQTSCRVCGCTLTATMEVKLGRCTGCPSDVDEDLLARLKAWRVERARDLKVPPFVVFTDATLVAIAEQRPADDGALVSISGIGASKLERFGAEVLAVVHGSGRG, encoded by the coding sequence ATGCGGGCCGTGGGTAGCGCGCCATCCTCGAAGCCGGGCTCTGGTCTGCTGGACGGGCTCGATCCCGAGCAGCGGGCGGCCGCGTGTGCCCCGCGCGGGCCGGTCTGCGTGCTCGCAGGCGCCGGTACCGGCAAGACCAGGACGATCACCCACCGGATAGCCCACCTCGTCCGCTCCGGCCATGTGGCCGCCGGGCAGGTGCTCGCGGTCACCTTCACCGCGAGGGCGGCGGGAGAGATGCGGACCCGGCTGCGTGCGCTGGGGGTGGAGGGCGCACAGGCGAGGACCTTCCACGCGGCGGCCATGCGCCAGCTGCGCTACTTCTGGCCCCGGGTGGTCGGCGACCAGCAGTGGGACCTGCTCGACGGCAAGCTGCGGATGGTGGGCCAGGCGGCCAACCGGGTCGGCGCGAGCACCGAGGCCGAGGTGCTGCGCGATCTCGCCAGCGAGATCGAGTGGGCCAAGGCCTCGCTGGTCGGCCCGGACGACTACGCGGCGGTGGCGCTGCGTGCGCAACGGGACATCCCGGAGCCCGCGGCCAAGGTCGCCGAGGTCTACCGCGCCTACGAGGAGCTGAAGAACGGCGCCCGGCTGCTCGACTTCGACGATCTGCTGCTGCACACCACCGCTGCCCTGGAGGAACACAGCGCGGTGGCCGAGGAGTTCCGCGACCGCTACCGCTGCTTCGTGGTGGACGAGTACCAGGACGTCACCCCGCTGCAGCAGCGGCTGCTGGACGCCTGGCTGGGCGGCAGGGACGACCTGACCGTGGTGGGGGACGCGAACCAGACGATCTACTCCTTCGGCGGCGCCTCGCCCCGGCAGCTGCTGGAGTTCACCAGACGCTTCCCGGAGGCCACCGTGGTGCGGCTGGAACGGGACTACCGGTCCACTCCGCAGGTGGTCGAGCTGGCGAACACGGTGATCGGCGCGGCGCGGGACCGGCCGGCGGGGTCCAGGCTCCGGCTGACCGGGCAGCGCCCGGACGGCCCGCCGCCGCGGTTCGCCGAGTACGAGGACGAGCCCGCCGAGGCCGCGGCCACCGCGCAGCGGATCCGGGAACTGCTCGACGACGGCGTACCGGCCAGCGAGATCGCCATCCTGTACCGGGTCAACGCCCAGTCGGAGGCCTACGAGCAGGCGTTGTCCGATCTGGACATCCCGTACCTGGTCCGGGGCGGGGAACGGTTCTTCGACCGGCGTGAGGTGCGCCAGGCGATGGCCGCGCTGCGCACCGCCGCCGCAAGAGACGGGGACCGCCGCGGCGATCTCGCCACCCTCGTGCGAGCCCTGCTGCACCCGGTCGGGCTGACCGAGCAGCCACCCTCGGGCGGGGCGGCCAAGGAACGCTGGGACGCGCTGCTGGCGCTGGTCGAGCTCGCCGAGGAGCTGGAGAACACCGTCGAGGCCCCCGAGCTGGCGCGGTACGTCGCCGAGCTGGAGCAGCGGGCCGCCGCGCAGCACCCACCTACCGTCGAGGGGGTCACCCTCGCCTCGCTGCACGCAGCCAAGGGCCTGGAGTGGGACGCGGTATTCCTGGTCGGCCTGGCCGAGGGCACCCTGCCGATCCAGCACGCGGACGGCGACAGTGGCGCCATCGAGGAGGAACGCAGGCTGTTCTACGTGGGGATCACCCGCGCCAGGCAGTGGCTGGAGCTGTCCTGGGCGCTGGCCCGCGGCTCCGGTGGGCGCAGGCAGCGCAGGCGCAGCCGGTTCCTCTACGGGCTGCTGCCGGAACACCACCCCGCCGCGCGAGCCGGGCGCGGGCAGCCCAAGCCCGCCGCAAGGCAGACCAGCTGCCGGGTGTGCGGGTGCACGCTGACCGCGACCATGGAGGTCAAGCTCGGCCGGTGCACCGGCTGCCCCTCGGATGTGGACGAGGACCTGCTGGCCCGGCTCAAGGCCTGGCGCGTGGAGCGGGCGCGGGACCTGAAGGTGCCCCCGTTCGTCGTGTTCACCGACGCCACCCTGGTGGCGATCGCCGAGCAGCGCCCGGCCGACGACGGCGCGCTGGTGTCCATCTCCGGGATCGGGGCCAGCAAACTCGAGCGGTTCGGTGCCGAGGTGCTCGCCGTGGTGCACGGCTCCGGCCGCGGGTAG
- a CDS encoding ABC1 kinase family protein encodes MTDFRDSTEDRATGIPRRAAARTARLASLPLGMAGRAVGGWGRRLSGQDAKEVNAAMSARAAEQLFEVLGTLKGGAMKFGQALSVFEAAVPEEMAAPYREALTKLQSAAPPMPARQTHRVLAEQLGRRWSERFAEFEDEPAAAASIGQVHRAVWHDGREVAVKVQYPGADEALRSDLRQLQRFARLFQTLVPGTEVKPLLAELAARMDEELDYRVEADNQRAFAKAFAGDEQMLVPRVVASAPKVVVTEWVTGTPFARIIQDGSRQQRNEAGRLLAEFHYSSPARAHLLHSDPHPGNFMLLPDGRLCVIDFGAVARLPEGAPPTFGVIMRLALEGRSAELLDALRAEGFVRPGTELDAEDVYAYLAPLVAPLTQERFHFSRQWAQQQAGRMGDTRGQDFRTGRSLNLPPSWLLIHRVTAGAVGILCQLDAELELRAIVERWQPGFLAEPA; translated from the coding sequence GTGACCGACTTCCGCGACTCGACCGAAGACCGTGCCACCGGGATCCCGCGCCGAGCCGCGGCGCGCACGGCGAGACTCGCCAGCCTGCCGTTGGGCATGGCGGGGCGGGCGGTCGGCGGCTGGGGCAGGCGGCTGAGCGGGCAGGACGCCAAGGAGGTCAACGCCGCCATGTCGGCCCGCGCGGCCGAGCAGCTGTTCGAGGTGCTCGGCACGCTCAAGGGCGGCGCGATGAAGTTCGGGCAGGCGCTGAGCGTCTTCGAGGCTGCGGTGCCGGAGGAGATGGCCGCTCCGTACCGGGAGGCGCTGACCAAGCTGCAGTCCGCCGCCCCGCCGATGCCCGCGCGGCAGACCCATCGGGTGCTGGCCGAGCAGCTGGGGCGCCGGTGGTCCGAGCGGTTCGCCGAGTTCGAGGACGAGCCGGCCGCGGCGGCCAGCATCGGCCAGGTGCACCGCGCGGTGTGGCATGACGGCCGCGAGGTCGCGGTCAAGGTGCAGTACCCGGGCGCGGACGAGGCGCTGCGCAGTGACCTGCGGCAGTTGCAGCGTTTCGCCAGGCTGTTCCAGACGCTGGTGCCGGGTACCGAGGTGAAGCCGCTGCTGGCCGAGCTGGCAGCCCGGATGGACGAGGAGCTGGACTACCGGGTGGAGGCGGACAATCAGCGTGCCTTCGCCAAGGCGTTCGCCGGGGATGAGCAGATGCTGGTGCCCAGGGTGGTGGCCAGCGCGCCGAAGGTCGTGGTGACCGAGTGGGTGACCGGCACCCCGTTCGCCCGGATCATCCAGGACGGGTCCAGGCAGCAGCGTAACGAGGCGGGCAGGCTGCTGGCCGAGTTCCACTACTCCTCCCCCGCGCGGGCGCACCTGCTGCACTCCGATCCGCATCCGGGCAACTTCATGCTGCTACCGGACGGCAGGCTGTGTGTGATCGACTTCGGCGCGGTGGCCCGGCTGCCGGAGGGCGCCCCGCCGACCTTCGGGGTGATCATGCGGCTCGCGCTGGAGGGCCGCTCGGCGGAGCTGCTGGACGCCCTGCGCGCGGAGGGGTTCGTGCGGCCGGGCACCGAGCTGGACGCCGAGGATGTCTACGCCTATCTCGCTCCGCTGGTGGCACCGCTGACCCAGGAGCGGTTCCACTTCAGCAGGCAGTGGGCGCAGCAGCAGGCAGGCCGGATGGGCGACACCCGCGGCCAGGACTTCCGCACCGGGCGCTCGTTGAACCTGCCGCCGAGCTGGTTGCTGATCCACCGGGTCACCGCCGGTGCGGTGGGCATCCTCTGCCAGCTGGACGCGGAGCTGGAGCTGCGCGCCATCGTGGAGCGCTGGCAACCTGGCTTCCTCGCGGAGCCCGCGTAA